A single Marinitoga aeolica DNA region contains:
- the sfsA gene encoding DNA/RNA nuclease SfsA — protein sequence MKIYSIGKTIKGIFIERPNRYLAKIKINNEIEDVHVHDPGRLKELLYPGNNVFIKNANNPKRKTKYDLIAAKKGNEYVLVNSMYHRYIAEKILKEKYKDLKAEVKYNNSRIDFLADNNIWIEIKGCTLSKNDIALFPDAPTKRGLKHLSELIELKNMGYETHVYFLIFSKAKFFSPNWETDPEFSKKLIEAKRTGVKIHPLLFSYKNNIIYFEKEIDLRE from the coding sequence ATGAAAATTTATAGTATAGGGAAAACAATCAAAGGAATCTTTATAGAAAGACCAAATAGATATTTGGCTAAAATTAAAATAAATAATGAAATTGAAGATGTCCATGTTCATGATCCTGGGAGATTAAAAGAATTATTATATCCAGGAAACAATGTTTTTATTAAAAATGCGAATAATCCTAAAAGAAAAACAAAGTATGATTTAATTGCAGCAAAAAAGGGAAATGAATACGTTTTAGTAAATTCTATGTATCATAGATATATTGCCGAAAAAATACTAAAAGAAAAATATAAAGATTTAAAAGCTGAAGTAAAATATAACAATAGTAGAATAGATTTTTTAGCAGATAATAATATATGGATTGAAATAAAAGGCTGCACTTTGTCAAAAAATGATATTGCTTTGTTTCCAGATGCGCCAACCAAAAGAGGATTAAAACATTTATCTGAATTAATTGAATTAAAAAACATGGGCTATGAAACCCATGTATATTTTTTGATTTTTTCTAAAGCAAAATTTTTTTCTCCAAATTGGGAAACTGATCCGGAATTTTCAAAAAAATTAATAGAAGCAAAAAGAACTGGTGTAAAAATACATCCTTTATTATTTTCATATAAAAATAATATTATATACTTCGAAAAGGAAATTGATTTAAGGGAATAA
- a CDS encoding SRPBCC family protein, producing the protein MLDTPPIEVMEFFKAPIEKVWETFVNKNGWDPWFTDGMKMELIPNGKIYFRWERLTLGEVVKDTGYIVDIIDKKKISFWWYEYENGYRSKVDIEFTKGDEGTWIKILDYTQIFDINELSIKYGCAVGWGQMITLAKTYIEKGIIII; encoded by the coding sequence ATGTTAGATACTCCCCCTATTGAAGTAATGGAATTTTTTAAAGCACCTATTGAAAAAGTATGGGAAACTTTTGTTAATAAGAATGGTTGGGATCCATGGTTTACAGATGGGATGAAAATGGAATTAATCCCTAATGGAAAAATATATTTCAGATGGGAAAGATTAACTTTAGGTGAAGTTGTAAAAGATACAGGATATATTGTTGATATTATAGATAAAAAGAAAATATCGTTTTGGTGGTATGAATATGAAAATGGTTATAGGAGTAAAGTTGATATAGAATTTACAAAAGGTGATGAAGGAACTTGGATAAAAATTTTAGATTATACTCAAATATTTGATATTAATGAGTTAAGTATCAAATACGGGTGTGCTGTAGGATGGGGACAAATGATTACTTTAGCGAAAACATATATAGAAAAGGGAATAATCATTATTTGA
- the pruA gene encoding L-glutamate gamma-semialdehyde dehydrogenase — MFNSIFVMERPKNEPILSYAPGSKEREELKEKLGELSSKEIEIPLIIGGKEIKTGNLGKCVMPHDHNHILAHYHMAGEKEIKMAIDAAIKAKEEWENYSYIDRISIFLKAAELLSTTWRSTLNAAAMLDLGKNVFQAEIDSACELIDFFRFNSYYATKIYTEQPQSSKGILNRMEYRALDGFIFAVPPFNFASISGNLPTAPAIMGNVVLWKPASSAVYTAYHIMKLLQEAGLPDGVINFIPGPGSKVGEIVFSDPNFGGVHFTGSVNTFNSMWESIGKNIRNYKSYPRIVGETGGKDFVIAHHTANRKALITALIRGAFEYQGQKCSAASRAYISKTVWEDIKDELIETTKNLKMGAPTDFSNFVNAVIDKAAFKKITGYIEYARENAKILVGGEYDDSVGYYIKPTIVLTDDPHFKTMEEEIFGPVLTLYIYDDDKYEEVLKLCDQTSPYGLTGSIFAQDREAIRKAEKILVHAAGNFYINDKPTGAVVDQQPFGGSRGSGTNDKAGSYLNLLRWTSARSIKENFNPPEDYTYPFMK; from the coding sequence ATGTTTAATAGTATTTTTGTGATGGAAAGGCCAAAAAACGAACCTATTTTATCTTATGCACCTGGTTCAAAAGAGAGAGAAGAATTAAAAGAAAAATTGGGGGAATTATCCTCTAAAGAAATTGAAATTCCATTAATAATTGGAGGAAAGGAAATAAAAACTGGTAATTTAGGGAAATGTGTAATGCCCCATGATCACAATCATATACTTGCCCATTATCATATGGCAGGAGAAAAGGAAATTAAAATGGCTATCGATGCGGCTATAAAAGCAAAAGAAGAATGGGAAAATTATTCATATATTGATAGGATATCTATATTTTTAAAAGCTGCTGAATTATTATCAACTACTTGGAGAAGCACATTAAATGCTGCAGCAATGCTTGATTTAGGGAAAAACGTTTTCCAAGCAGAAATCGATTCTGCATGTGAATTAATAGATTTCTTTAGGTTTAATTCATATTATGCAACTAAAATTTATACAGAACAACCACAATCTTCAAAAGGTATTTTAAACAGAATGGAATATAGAGCTTTAGATGGCTTTATTTTTGCTGTACCTCCATTTAATTTTGCTTCTATTTCTGGGAATCTACCAACAGCTCCAGCTATTATGGGAAATGTTGTTTTATGGAAACCTGCTTCTTCAGCAGTATATACTGCATATCATATAATGAAATTGCTTCAAGAAGCAGGATTACCTGATGGTGTAATAAACTTTATTCCAGGTCCTGGTTCTAAAGTTGGAGAGATAGTATTTTCAGATCCTAATTTTGGTGGTGTTCATTTTACGGGTTCAGTTAATACATTTAATTCAATGTGGGAATCTATTGGTAAAAATATTAGAAATTATAAATCTTACCCTAGAATCGTGGGAGAAACTGGTGGAAAAGATTTTGTTATTGCTCATCATACGGCAAATAGAAAAGCTCTTATTACTGCATTAATAAGAGGTGCTTTTGAATATCAAGGGCAAAAATGTTCTGCAGCATCAAGAGCATATATTTCAAAAACTGTATGGGAAGATATAAAAGATGAATTGATTGAAACCACAAAAAATCTAAAAATGGGAGCTCCTACAGACTTTTCGAATTTTGTTAATGCTGTGATAGATAAAGCTGCATTCAAAAAAATAACAGGATATATAGAATATGCAAGAGAAAATGCAAAAATCCTTGTTGGTGGAGAATATGATGATTCTGTAGGTTATTATATTAAACCAACAATAGTTTTAACTGATGATCCACATTTCAAAACAATGGAAGAAGAAATTTTTGGCCCTGTTTTAACATTATATATATATGATGATGATAAATATGAAGAGGTTTTAAAATTATGTGATCAAACTTCTCCATATGGATTAACCGGTTCTATTTTTGCGCAAGATAGAGAAGCTATAAGAAAAGCTGAAAAAATATTAGTTCATGCAGCAGGTAACTTTTATATTAATGATAAACCAACAGGTGCTGTTGTAGATCAACAACCATTTGGAGGCTCAAGAGGCTCTGGTACAAATGATAAAGCAGGAAGTTATTTGAATCTATTAAGATGGACATCAGCAAGATCTATAAAAGAAAACTTTAACCCACCTGAAGATTATACATATCCATTTATGAAATAA